In Thunnus thynnus chromosome 11, fThuThy2.1, whole genome shotgun sequence, the following proteins share a genomic window:
- the htr1fa gene encoding 5-hydroxytryptamine receptor 1F, which yields MDFPNCTEGVYATSSGGYDSVETTKLPPSKILLTLTLSVVAILTTFFNCLVITAIAVTRKLHHPANYLICSLAVTDLLVAVLVMPFSIMYIQKESWVMGQVVCTIWLSVDITCCTCSILHLAAIAIDRYRAITDAVEYSRKRTGARAGAMVAVVWLLSILISLPPLLWRHYSGDSQQEDQCIIIHHHMAFTLYSTLGAFYIPLLLILILYYKIYRAAQTLYMRREASRASRHSCMTNGSMIPSTYPAGDDDDDRGPQSPEPVSPPEKSFSEASTEEPPRERVRVSVKAFQCKSRRHESRSESRRSQFYQGPRISGSRERKAASTLGLIIGAFVICWLPFFVKEVIVNTCGSCSTSMEMADFLTWLGYLNSLINPLIYTIFNEDFKKAFQRLVRCSHYL from the coding sequence ATGGATTTTCCCAATTGTACTGAAGGAGTGTATGCCACAAGCAGCGGAGGTTATGACTCAGTGGAGACCACTAAACTCCCTCCCAGTAAGATCCTGCTTACGCTGACCCTCTCTGTAGTGGCTATCCTGACTACATTCTTTAACTGCCTGGTGATCACAGCTATCGCAGTCACCCGCAAGTTGCATCACCCAGCCAACTACCTCATCTGCTCATTAGCAGTGACCGACCTGCTGGTGGCTGTGCTGGTCATGCCCTTCAGTATCATGTACATCCAGAAAGAGAGCTGGGTCATGGGCCAGGTGGTGTGTACCATCTGGTTAAGTGTGGATATCACTTGTTGCACATGCTCCATCCTCCACCTTGCTGCGATTGCCATCGACCGTTACAGGGCCATTACTGATGCGGTGGAGTACTCACGGAAACGTACAGGGGCCAGGGCAGGGGCCATGGTGGCAGTGGTGTGGCTCTTGTCTATCCTCATctcacttcctcctctgctgtggCGGCACTACAGCGGGGATTCACAGCAGGAAGACCAGTGCATCATCATCCACCATCACATGGCCTTCACTCTGTATTCCACGCTCGGAGCATTTTACAtccctctgctgctcatcctcatcctctacTATAAAATCTACCGGGCCGCTCAGACCCTCTATATGCGCAGGGAGGCCAGCCGGGCTAGCCGTCACTCGTGCATGACCAACGGGAGCATGATCCCATCAACCTACCCTGCTGGAGATGACGATGACGACCGGGGACCTCAAAGTCCAGAGCCCGTAAGCCCACCGGAAAAGTCTTTCTCTGAAGCCTCAACTGAGGAACCTCCACGTGAACGGGTGCGTGTCTCGGTAAAGGCTTTCCAGTGCAAGTCTCGCCGGCACGAGTCACGCAGTGAGTCACGTCGGAGCCAGTTTTACCAAGGACCACGGATCTCAGGCTCAAGGGAGCGCAAAGCAGCATCTACGTTGGGGTTGATAATCGGAGCATTTGTCATCTGTTGGTTGCCATTTTTCGTCAAGGAGGTGATCGTCAACACCTGCGGTTCTTGCAGTACTTCAATGGAGATGGCTGACTTTCTTACATGGTTGGGGTACCTCAACTCGCTGATCAACCCTCTTATCTACACCATATTTAATGAAGACTTCAAAAAAGCTTTCCAAAGACTTGTTAGGTGCAGTCATTACCTCTGA